One Cricetulus griseus strain 17A/GY chromosome 5, alternate assembly CriGri-PICRH-1.0, whole genome shotgun sequence genomic window carries:
- the LOC113836184 gene encoding mucin-1-like → MATQGQGTGYQHPSGAFIPQLSCFWHNGKAHQINAPSPLHLSLTSAPSPSPPHQVPHLRARSLTSVPGPSPPRQVPHLCAISLTSAPSPSPLRHLPHLCTRSLTSAPGPSPPRHVPHLCAISLISAPSPSPLHQVPHLCTRSLTSAPCPSPLRHVPHLCASAPCPSPLRLCAMSLTSAPSLSPLRHLPHLFAMSLTSAPCPSPLRQVPHLCAMSLTSAPSPSPLRHVPHLCSMSLTSAPSPSPLRHVPHLCSISLICGQFPPAHLLRASCVPPHPASRRLRQ, encoded by the exons ATGGCGACGCAGGGGCAGGGCACAGGCTACCAGCACCCCAGTGGTGCCTTCATCCCCCAGCTCAGTTGCTTCTGGCACAATGGGAAGGCTCATCAG ATCAACGCCCCCTCACCTCTGCacctctccctcacctctgcGCCATCTCCCTCACCTCCGCACCAGGTCCCTCACCTCCGCGCCAGGTCCCTCACCTCCGTGCCAGGTCCCTCACCTCCGCGCCAGGTCCCTCACCTCTGCGCCATCTCCCTCACCTCTGCGCCATCTCCCTCACCTCTGCGCCATCTCCCTCACCTCTGCACCAGGTCCCTCACCTCCGCGCCAGGTCCCTCACCTCCGCGCCATGTCCCTCACCTCTGCGCCATCTCCCTCATCTCTGCGCCATCTCCCTCACCTCTGCACCAGGTCCCTCACCTCTGCACCAGGTCCCTCACCTCTGCGCCATGTCCCTCACCTCTGCGCCATGTCCCTCACCTCTGCGCCTCTGCGCCATGTCCCTCACCTCTGCGCCTCTGCGCCATGTCCCTCacctctgcgccatctctctCACCTCTGCGCCATCTCCCTCACCTCTTCGCCATGTCCCTCACCTCTGCGCCATGTCCCTCACCTCTGCGCCAAGTCCCTCACCTCTGCGCCATGTCCCTCACCTCTGCGCCATCTCCCTCACCTCTGCGCCATGTCCCTCACCTCTGCTCCATGTCCCTCACCTCTGCGCCAAGTCCCTCACCTCTGCGCCATGTCCCTCACCTCTGCTCCATCTCCCTCATCTGTGGACAGTTCCCGCCTG CACACCTACTACGTGCCTCCTGCGTCCCGCCCCACCCCGCCTCCCGGCGCCTCCGCCAATAA